In Macadamia integrifolia cultivar HAES 741 chromosome 5, SCU_Mint_v3, whole genome shotgun sequence, a single window of DNA contains:
- the LOC122078364 gene encoding gibberellin 2-beta-dioxygenase 6-like: MMAMKTASDPPLLDQYGTLISQLREIPVTQCNDHNCEVIEDCELPLIDLGGLWSHNDDERKACVEAIARASSEWGFFQVVNHGISPELLREMRKEQVKVFQTSFEKKASCCLLNDSYRWGSPTATSLKHFSWSEAFHIPLTKISDEASYGEFITLREVLQKFSAAMSKLAWLLAGVLVENLGQSKEPLGKICNENTCFLRMNHYPKCPISPEIFGLVPHTDSDFLTILYQDQVGGLQLLKDSKWVAVKPNQDALIINIGDLFQAWSNNQYKSVEHKVMTNGRVERYSIAYFLCPSYGSLVGSCKEPSLYRKFTFGEYRKQIQEDVKRTGHKVGLPRFLL, encoded by the exons ATGATGGCTATGAAAACTGCATCAGATCCACCTCTCCTAGATCAATATGGAACATTGATCAGTCAACTCAGAGAAATTCCGGTGACTCAGTGCAATGATCATAATTGTGAAGTGATAGAAGACTGTGAACTCCCCTTAATTGATCTTGGTGGTCTATGGAGTCACAACGACGATGAGAGGAAGGCTTGTGTGGAAGCAATTGCAAGGGCATCTTCAGAATGGGGTTTCTTTCAGGTGGTAAACCATGGAATCAGTCCTGAGCTTCTTAGGGAGATGAGAAAAGAACAGGTGAAGGTGTTTCAAACCTCTTTTGAGAAGAAAGCTAGTTGTTGTCTTCTTAATGATTCATATAGATGGGGGAGTCCTACTGCTACTTCTCTAAAACATTTCTCTTGGTCTGAGGCCTTCCATATCCCTCTCACTAAGATTTCAGATGAGGCTAGTTATGGAGAGTTCATCACTCTAAG GGAAGTGTTGCAGAAGTTCTCCGCCGCGATGTCAAAACTTGCTTGGTTGCTTGCCGGAGTACTAGTCGAGAACTTGGGTCAATCAAAGGAACCTCTAGGAAAAATTTGCAATGAAAATACCTGTTTTCTTCGCATGAATCACTACCCAAAGTGCCCAATCTCGCCGGaaatctttggtttagtgcCTCATACAGACAGTGACTTCCTTACTATCCTTTACCAAGATCAAGTTGGTGGATTGCaactcttgaaagattccaaatGGGTCGCTGTAAAACCCAATCAAGATGCTCTTATCATCAACATTGGAGATCTTTTTCAG GCATGGAGCAACAACCAATATAAGAGTGTGGAGCACAAGGTGATGACTAATGGGAGAGTAGAAAGATATTCGATAGCTTATTTTCTATGCCCATCTTATGGTTCTTTAGTAGGGAGTTGCAAAGAACCTTCTTTGTATAGAAAGTTTACATTTGGAGAGTACAGAAAACAAATTCAAGAAGATGTGAAGAGAACCGGCCACAAAGTGGGTCTTCCAAGATTTCTCCTTTAG
- the LOC122080349 gene encoding probable protein phosphatase 2C 55: MTERPSKLRRLSSLDSIATAILNEIDDDVSIGRKSHLNLFMGSSYIPKENEFKPKGEDAHFICENQQVFGVADGVGSWAKKGIDAGKYARELMSNCVMAVEDEVVGSAVNPLSVLEEAFSNTHSEGSSTACIVAMSDDNCLHYANVGDSGFIVIRGEELIYCTTSQQRRFNCPFQLGKHSDNPSVAIESKVEVEEGDIIVAGTDGLFDNLFQQEIFEIVTEFTDLIGMYPYFVARLIAKEAEMSSRDCNRESPFSISAENAGYYHPGGKKDDITVVVAHVVSSFGEICERTDTC, encoded by the exons ATGACTGAAAGACCATCAAAGCTTCGTCGTCtttccagtttggattcgattgcAACAGCTATTCTGAATGA gattgatgatgatgtttctatTGGAAGAAAGAGTCACTTGAATTTGTTCATGGGTTCTTCTTATATACCCAAAGAGAATGAGTTTAAACCTAAAGGGGAAGATGCTCACTTCATCTGTGAAAATCAACAAGTATTCGGCGTTGCTGATGGTGTCGGATCATGGGCTAAGAAGGGAATTGATGCTGGAAAATATGCTCGGGAACTCATGTCCAATTGTGTAATGGCGGTTGAAGATGAAGTCGTGGGTTCTGCTGTGAATCCTTTGAGTGTATTAGAAGAGGCCTTCTCAAACACCCATTCTGAAGGGTCTTCAACTGCTTGTATCGTAGCCATGTCAGATGATAAT TGCTTACATTACGCTAACGTGGGAGACAGTGGCTTCATAGTGATCAGAGGGGAAGAACTCATTTATTGTACCACCTCGCAACAACGCCGGTTCAATTGCCCATTTCAACTAGGGAAACATAGTGACAATCCCAGTGTTGCTATT GAATCcaaagttgaagttgaagaagGAGATATCATTGTTGCAGGCACTGATGGACTATTTGACAACCTATTCCAACAAGAAATATTTGAGATTGTAACAGAATTTACTGATCTCATTGGGATGTATCCATACTTTGTGGCTCGGCTGATTGCTAAAGAAGCAGAGATGAGTTCCAGAGACTGCAATCGTGAGAGTCCCTTCTCAATCTCTGCAGAGAACGCTGGTTATTACCATCCTGGTGGCAAAAAAGATGATATAACAGTGGTTGTTGCTCATGTTGTCTCATCATTCGGCGAAATTTGTGAACGTACTGACACTTGTTAA
- the LOC122079433 gene encoding nascent polypeptide-associated complex subunit beta-like: protein MDREKLMKMASAVRTGGKGSMRRKKKAVHKTTTTDDKRLQSTLKRIGVNAIPAIEEVNIFKDDIVIQFLNPKVQASIAANTWVVSGSPQTKKLQDLLPGIINQLGPDNLDNLRRLAEQFQKQAPGAGAIQEEDDDDEVPELVAGETFEAAANDGQTS from the exons ATGGATCGGGAGAAGCTTATGAAGATGGCCAGTGCAGTACGAACCGGTGGTAAGGGTAGCATGCGAAG AAAGAAGAAGGCAGTTCATAAGACTACAACAACAGATGACAAAAGGCTCCAGAGCACCCTAAAGAGAATAGGGGTAAATGCCATCCCTGCCATTGAGGAAGTCAACATATTCAAGGATGACATTGTCATCCAATTTCTAAACCCCAAAG TTCAAGCATCGATTGCTGCCAACACTTGGGTTGTTAGCGGTTCTCCTCAAACAAAAA AGTTGCAGGATCTTCTCCCCGGAATCATCAACCAATTGG GGCCAGATAACTTGGACAATCTGAGAAGGCTGGCAGAGCAGTTCCAGAAGCAAGCACCAGGGGCAGGTGCAATCcaagaggaggatgatgatgatgaagtcCCAGAGCTTGTGGCCGGGGAGACATTTGAAGCTGCTGCCAACGACGGTCAAACATCCTAG
- the LOC122079432 gene encoding pentatricopeptide repeat-containing protein At5g24830 isoform X1 has translation MNFATMGGAELAMVSLPMWFRHTIRKFDYSISLKWENYKAGQVSNREVGDTVWKNLFWGMLTYLNWDKGEAMDPTVVDQAGVHLIIQKQRTTETKTMHDVLAPATFDDLMATVDNPHRIESQYWFSDEKDHDSKGGTQAVFNVLDSMLKDMLDRLKMTRESISKAGTCLGEYSMETDFSIYEDVIRDLCIEGKVGAAVHLRNRMIQKYAIPDVYTHNYLVYGLCKMGHLEMADCLTKEMWEFGPSPNCVTYNTLIDGYCHVGKIDKALYLLSLMGTSGIRRNRVTCNILINALCKKGLLYNARKLLEDLLPDDDDRASDLITSTILIDGCCKQGDMVQALELWNWLSRKGTEMDVVVYNVLIHGLCLSQDIKLAHKYFCEMQKRGFLPDVFTYNTLISGLCKEGKIDEACDIYRAMARVGVAPNQLSYKMIIQGLCLHGDVIKANEFLLCMLEDSLIPDSLIWNVLIDGYGRVGDLKNASRIRDQMVDSDVVPNTFTYNALIHAVKKGGNIVDAQLLKQEMLSNGLLPDVVTYNLLIGAACNFGHIRLARQLHDEMLMRGYRPDVITYTQLIQGQCLKGNMKEAELLFNWIQRSGLIIDHVPFQILIKKYCKIKEPEKAFILYQEMVKEGHVGRRSSYYSLFSGLRKKGLLVEGVQVLNHIHMLGLVE, from the exons ATGAACTTCGCAACAATGGGAGGAGCTGAGCTTGCAATGGTTTCTCTTCCGATGTGGTTCCGTCACACAATACGCAAGTTTGACTACTCTATATCTCTCAAATGGGAG AATTATAAAGCAGGTCAAGTTAGTAACAGAGAAGTAGGAGATACAGTGTGGAAGAATTTGTTTTGGGGCATGTTAACATACTTGAACTGGGATAAAGGAGAAGCCATGGACCCCACAGTAGTAGATCAAGCAGGAGTTCATCTTATTATTCAGAAGCAACGAACCACAGAGACTAAGACAAT GCATGATGTGCTAGCACCAGCCACATTTGATGATCTGATGGCAACTGTTGACAATCCACACCGAATTGAAAGTCAATACTGGTTTTCGGATGAGAAGGATCATGACAGTAAAGGGGGCACCCAAGCTGTCTTCAATGTGTTGGATTCAATGCTGAAGGATATGTTAGATCGTTTGAAAATGACTAG GGAAAGCATTTCAAAGGCAGGGACTTGCCTTGGGGAGTATAGTATGGAAACAGATTTCAGCATTTATGAGGATGTAATTAGGGATTTATGCATAGAAGGCAAGGTGGGAGCTGCTGTCCACCTTCGAAATAGAATGATTCAGAAATATGCAATTCCTGATGTGTATACACACAATTACCTTGTATATGGACTTTGCAAAATGGGTCACTTGGAGATGGCAGATTGTCTTACCAAAGAAATGTGGGAGTTTGGCCCTTCTCCCAACTGCGTCACCTACAATACTTTGATTGATGGATACTGTCATGTTGGGAAGATAGACAAAGCACTTTATCTTCTATCTTTAATGGGTACTAGTGGCATTAGACGCAATAGGGTTACCTGCAATATACTCATCAATGCATTGTGCAAGAAGGGTCTTTTATACAATGCTAGAAAGCTTCTTGAAGACTTATTacctgatgatgatgatagagCCTCAGATTTAATCACCTCAACCATACTTATTGATGGTTGTTGTAAGCAGGGGGATATGGTTCAGGCTCTTGAACTTTGGAATTGGTTATCTCGGAAGGGTACTGAAATGGATGTTGTAGTCTATAATGTCCTGATCCATGGATTATGTTTGAGTCAGGATATTAAGCTTGCACACAAATACTTCTGTGAAATGCAAAAAAGGGGTTTTCTTCCTGATGTATTCACCTACAATACTCTTATAAGTGGGTTGTgtaaagaagggaaaattgatGAGGCTTGTGATATTTACAGAGCAATGGCAAGAGTGGGTGTTGCTCCAAATCAACTCTCTTACAAAATGATTATTCAGGGTCTTTGTCTTCATGGAGATGTTATTAAAGctaatgagtttcttctttgtaTGCTAGAGGATTCACTGATACCGGATTCTCTTATCTGGAATGTGTTGATTGATGGGTATGGGAGAGTTGGAGATCTTAAAAATGCTTCCAGGATTAGAGATCAGATGGTAGACTCTGATGTTGTGCCAAATACTTTCACTTACAATGCATTGATTCATGCAGTAAAAAAAGGTGGAAACATTGTTGATGCACAATTGCTGAAGCAGGAGATGCTCTCAAATGGGCTTTTGCCGGATGTAGTCACCTACAACTTGTTAATTGGTGCTGCTTGTAATTTTGGTCATATTCGACTTGCACGCCAATTGCATGATGAAATGCTGATGAGAGGATACAGACCAGATGTTATAACTTATACACAGCTGATACAGGGCCAGTGTTTGAAGGGAAACATGAAGGAAGCAGAATTGCTTTTCAACTGGATTCAAAGATCTGGTTTAATTATTGACCATGTACCATTTCAAATACTCATTAAGAAGTACTGTAAAATTAAAGAACCAGAAAAGGCATTTATTCTCTACCAGGAAATGGTTAAGGAGGGGCATGTAGGCCGTCGTTCATCTTACTATTCCTTATTTTCTGGATTGAGGAAGAAAGGGTTACTTGTCGAAGGTGTTCAGGTGCTGAATCACATACATATGTTGGGTCTGGTCGAGTAG
- the LOC122079432 gene encoding pentatricopeptide repeat-containing protein At5g24830 isoform X2: protein MNFATMGGAELAMVSLPMWFRHTIRKFDYSISLKWENYKAGQVSNREVGDTVWKNLFWGMLTYLNWDKGEAMDPTVVDQAGVHLIIQKQRTTETKTMESISKAGTCLGEYSMETDFSIYEDVIRDLCIEGKVGAAVHLRNRMIQKYAIPDVYTHNYLVYGLCKMGHLEMADCLTKEMWEFGPSPNCVTYNTLIDGYCHVGKIDKALYLLSLMGTSGIRRNRVTCNILINALCKKGLLYNARKLLEDLLPDDDDRASDLITSTILIDGCCKQGDMVQALELWNWLSRKGTEMDVVVYNVLIHGLCLSQDIKLAHKYFCEMQKRGFLPDVFTYNTLISGLCKEGKIDEACDIYRAMARVGVAPNQLSYKMIIQGLCLHGDVIKANEFLLCMLEDSLIPDSLIWNVLIDGYGRVGDLKNASRIRDQMVDSDVVPNTFTYNALIHAVKKGGNIVDAQLLKQEMLSNGLLPDVVTYNLLIGAACNFGHIRLARQLHDEMLMRGYRPDVITYTQLIQGQCLKGNMKEAELLFNWIQRSGLIIDHVPFQILIKKYCKIKEPEKAFILYQEMVKEGHVGRRSSYYSLFSGLRKKGLLVEGVQVLNHIHMLGLVE, encoded by the exons ATGAACTTCGCAACAATGGGAGGAGCTGAGCTTGCAATGGTTTCTCTTCCGATGTGGTTCCGTCACACAATACGCAAGTTTGACTACTCTATATCTCTCAAATGGGAG AATTATAAAGCAGGTCAAGTTAGTAACAGAGAAGTAGGAGATACAGTGTGGAAGAATTTGTTTTGGGGCATGTTAACATACTTGAACTGGGATAAAGGAGAAGCCATGGACCCCACAGTAGTAGATCAAGCAGGAGTTCATCTTATTATTCAGAAGCAACGAACCACAGAGACTAAGACAAT GGAAAGCATTTCAAAGGCAGGGACTTGCCTTGGGGAGTATAGTATGGAAACAGATTTCAGCATTTATGAGGATGTAATTAGGGATTTATGCATAGAAGGCAAGGTGGGAGCTGCTGTCCACCTTCGAAATAGAATGATTCAGAAATATGCAATTCCTGATGTGTATACACACAATTACCTTGTATATGGACTTTGCAAAATGGGTCACTTGGAGATGGCAGATTGTCTTACCAAAGAAATGTGGGAGTTTGGCCCTTCTCCCAACTGCGTCACCTACAATACTTTGATTGATGGATACTGTCATGTTGGGAAGATAGACAAAGCACTTTATCTTCTATCTTTAATGGGTACTAGTGGCATTAGACGCAATAGGGTTACCTGCAATATACTCATCAATGCATTGTGCAAGAAGGGTCTTTTATACAATGCTAGAAAGCTTCTTGAAGACTTATTacctgatgatgatgatagagCCTCAGATTTAATCACCTCAACCATACTTATTGATGGTTGTTGTAAGCAGGGGGATATGGTTCAGGCTCTTGAACTTTGGAATTGGTTATCTCGGAAGGGTACTGAAATGGATGTTGTAGTCTATAATGTCCTGATCCATGGATTATGTTTGAGTCAGGATATTAAGCTTGCACACAAATACTTCTGTGAAATGCAAAAAAGGGGTTTTCTTCCTGATGTATTCACCTACAATACTCTTATAAGTGGGTTGTgtaaagaagggaaaattgatGAGGCTTGTGATATTTACAGAGCAATGGCAAGAGTGGGTGTTGCTCCAAATCAACTCTCTTACAAAATGATTATTCAGGGTCTTTGTCTTCATGGAGATGTTATTAAAGctaatgagtttcttctttgtaTGCTAGAGGATTCACTGATACCGGATTCTCTTATCTGGAATGTGTTGATTGATGGGTATGGGAGAGTTGGAGATCTTAAAAATGCTTCCAGGATTAGAGATCAGATGGTAGACTCTGATGTTGTGCCAAATACTTTCACTTACAATGCATTGATTCATGCAGTAAAAAAAGGTGGAAACATTGTTGATGCACAATTGCTGAAGCAGGAGATGCTCTCAAATGGGCTTTTGCCGGATGTAGTCACCTACAACTTGTTAATTGGTGCTGCTTGTAATTTTGGTCATATTCGACTTGCACGCCAATTGCATGATGAAATGCTGATGAGAGGATACAGACCAGATGTTATAACTTATACACAGCTGATACAGGGCCAGTGTTTGAAGGGAAACATGAAGGAAGCAGAATTGCTTTTCAACTGGATTCAAAGATCTGGTTTAATTATTGACCATGTACCATTTCAAATACTCATTAAGAAGTACTGTAAAATTAAAGAACCAGAAAAGGCATTTATTCTCTACCAGGAAATGGTTAAGGAGGGGCATGTAGGCCGTCGTTCATCTTACTATTCCTTATTTTCTGGATTGAGGAAGAAAGGGTTACTTGTCGAAGGTGTTCAGGTGCTGAATCACATACATATGTTGGGTCTGGTCGAGTAG